Below is a window of Gemmatimonadaceae bacterium DNA.
GTGTCCGGGCGGTTCCTGTCTCTTCATTGGTGACGTGGGAGACAACAGCGCTCGGCGGACCAGCGTGCAGCTCTATCGGGTGCGCGAGCCAGCGGCGCCCAACGGCCTCACGACCACGCCGGTGAGTGCGTTCACCGAGGTCCGGTTTGCCGACGGCGCGCACGATGTGGAAGCCATGTATGTCGCACCAGACACGAGCGTCTGGTTCATCACCAAGCGTCCTGCGAAAGCGACGGATGGAGCGGCGCGCCCCGTGCATCTGCATCGATTGCCGTTGGCTGGGTGGCAGGATACCACGCCCCTTCCCGTCGAAGACTCCCTGCCGATCGTCCCGCTGAAGGACGGTGGGCTCGGACGTGACTGGCCGACCGATGCGAGCCTCGGACCGGCCGATAGCACTGGTCAGCGCCGTCTCGCGGTGCTCACCTACGGCGCGGTCTACGTCTTTGCCACCGACCCCGTCACCGGCCGTCCGTGGCGCCGGATCGCCCGCTGTGCGCTCCCGATCCGGGAGACGACCAGTGAGGGGATCAGCTGGATGGCTGATGGAAGCCTGCTGATCCTGAGCGAGGGCATCGGCGCCGTTCTCTATTCAGGAATTTGCCGGTGATTCGATGCATGAACGCAACATCATGTTCAGTTCCCGCAACTTGGCAATGCCGATAATGTGATACAATCTAATGTAAAGTGATGATTTAACAGCACTTACAAATAGACTGTGTTCCATGAAGACGTGGCAATGAAATTGCTAACACGCAAGGCGGTATGGTGTGATCTACCACAGTCCCCCCCACCCCTCCCTGCAATGCGTGTTTCCTCCCGACTGGCCGCGCTGGCGGCTGCTTCCCTGATCGCCGCCGGCACCGCTGGCGCGCAGAACTTCGCGTTCAACGTCTCGGCCTGCTTTTACACGAGCAGCAGCTGCAGCTCGTACGCCGACCCGGCGTCGTACTCGTGGAACAGCGGCAACGCGAAGATCAAGTTCGACGGCAACAGCGTGAGTGGGACTGCCAACTCGCTGGGGCTGTTCACGTTCAACCTGGGCACGTTCTCGTTCGAGCGGGACGGCAGCACCACATCGGTTCCGAGCGATCTCCGTATGCGTCTCTCGATCGACTTCACGCAGCCGACCAACGTGGGCACGGATCCCTACAATTCGTTCCGAGCCGACATCGATGGGGCGGTGAAGGAGGTATCGGGCCCAGATCAGGGCGACATCGCGTGGAGCTTCGATCCGACGCAGACGATCTTCACTGGCGGCACCACCGGTTTCTTCCGCTTCACGGTCGACAACTACAACATGCCGTCCTACGCGACCTCCGCGACGATGACCGGCTCGATCCAGTGCCTTACGCAGGCGACGTCGACCTCGTCAAAGGGTCAGTACTACGACGATGAATCTGGCCCGTCGTACAACTCCGCGCCGTGTTCGTCGGCCTCGGGCGGCGTGAGCAGCGTCGTGCCGGAGCCGTCGACCTACGCCCTGATGGGTGCCGGCCTGCTCGGCCTTAGCTTCGTCGCCCGCCGCCGCCGTCAGCAGCAGGTCTGATCACGGCATCGCGATGGGAAGCGCCCCGGTATGCTCTGGCATACCGGGGCGCTTCGCTTTGCTCCGAATCAAGCGGTGTGGCAGGGGGCGCCGGACGCGCCCCACTCACCACCGGCATCGCGACGCCGTGCCATCTGCGTTCACCGCCCGCCACGCGAACAACTGGCGCTCCACGAAGGACAGCGGCGCCATCAGCGTCGAATCACGGCTCGCATCCGCCAGCTGGATCGTTTGTCCCTCGCGGACGTAGCGGACGCTGATCGCCTCCTGGCCGACATGCTTCCACAGCTGCACCGTGCGCTTGAGCTCAATGAATGGCACCCGGGCTCCGGGCATTTCACGCGCCCACGTGGGCATGCCCGTGCCGGTATATCGCGTCCACCACGGAAAGGACGTGCTCCGCACCGCCGACAGTGAGTCCACCGTTACCAACTCGCGCTGATAATCGGCAACGAACAGCGCGCTGGCGGGCACCAGCAGGTGGTTCGTCTGGCCGCCCTCCGTACGCAGGTTGCTGAACATCGAGAAGTTCGCGACGGTCTTGAGCCCCAGATACGACGTGGCGCCGTTCAGAAACGCCAACAGTGGAAGGACGACGCCGAGCGGTCCGAGGCGGCTCCAGAGCGACCCCGTCGAGCCGTGGTGAGGCACGACCGGTTGCCAGAAGACCGCCACCAGCGTGGGGAACACCCCAAGCGTCCACGACAGGTGCATCAACAGGTCGGCGGTCAGCGCACGGTCGGAGCCGAACGCCACGACCACCGGATTTCCGCGCAGGCCATACAGCACGATCGACCAGAAGGCGAGCCCACCGAAGCCGATCAGCAGCGAGCTGCCCAGCCAGGCCGGCAGCCGCCGCAGGCGCGCCAGCAGATCATCGCGTTCGAAGAACAGCAGGTACAGGGCGAATGCCGCGGTCGAGAAGTCGAAGAAGCGCGCCCACCCCAGAATGGTGTGGAAGGCCACCCCAAGGAGCGCACCCCAATGGCGGGTCCGGCGAATCACCAGCAGCGTGGGGATCAAGACTTCAATCGCCAGCGTCGCGTAGATGTTGAGGGAGGCAATAGTCGGCGGCGGTGTGAACGGCACGCCGTTCAGGTCGCCAATGCGCGCGAGCAATTCCGTGGCGCAACTGACGGCCGGCGTCAGAAAATCCGTATTGAGCTTGTGGAACGCCGCGAACCCGTACACCACGACGAGTGTGACGGCGATCGGGAGGCGGACACGGTCCCAGACACGCGTTCGCCAGTCTCCGTCGCGCACCGCCAACAGCTCCGGCGCCACGGCGACCAGCAGCGCAAGGTCCACTAACGCGGCAATCACGGTGTGATTCGCCGCCGTAGGAAACTGGGCCACCACGATGGCCAGGTGCCCGGCCGCGAACAGCACAAAGGCGGCCAGCCGTTCCGGCCGGACGATCAGCTGGATCGCCAGCAGATAGGTCAGCCACCCGACGAACGGATGGTCCTCGAGGGTGTGGGCACAGGCGGAGAGCGCCCAGAGAATGTTGAAGAACCCAAGGGCGGACTCGATCCGAAGCCGGTCGAGCAACGTTTCGCGTCGGGAGAGCGAAGTCATGGGGCCACTCTACCCGGCCATGGGAGCGGGGTCAATCGTGGCCTGTCGCCCGGGCAGGCGTCGGGTACTTTTCCAAGGT
It encodes the following:
- a CDS encoding PEP-CTERM sorting domain-containing protein; this encodes MRVSSRLAALAAASLIAAGTAGAQNFAFNVSACFYTSSSCSSYADPASYSWNSGNAKIKFDGNSVSGTANSLGLFTFNLGTFSFERDGSTTSVPSDLRMRLSIDFTQPTNVGTDPYNSFRADIDGAVKEVSGPDQGDIAWSFDPTQTIFTGGTTGFFRFTVDNYNMPSYATSATMTGSIQCLTQATSTSSKGQYYDDESGPSYNSAPCSSASGGVSSVVPEPSTYALMGAGLLGLSFVARRRRQQQV
- a CDS encoding HTTM domain-containing protein is translated as MTSLSRRETLLDRLRIESALGFFNILWALSACAHTLEDHPFVGWLTYLLAIQLIVRPERLAAFVLFAAGHLAIVVAQFPTAANHTVIAALVDLALLVAVAPELLAVRDGDWRTRVWDRVRLPIAVTLVVVYGFAAFHKLNTDFLTPAVSCATELLARIGDLNGVPFTPPPTIASLNIYATLAIEVLIPTLLVIRRTRHWGALLGVAFHTILGWARFFDFSTAAFALYLLFFERDDLLARLRRLPAWLGSSLLIGFGGLAFWSIVLYGLRGNPVVVAFGSDRALTADLLMHLSWTLGVFPTLVAVFWQPVVPHHGSTGSLWSRLGPLGVVLPLLAFLNGATSYLGLKTVANFSMFSNLRTEGGQTNHLLVPASALFVADYQRELVTVDSLSAVRSTSFPWWTRYTGTGMPTWAREMPGARVPFIELKRTVQLWKHVGQEAISVRYVREGQTIQLADASRDSTLMAPLSFVERQLFAWRAVNADGTASRCRW